From Macaca mulatta isolate MMU2019108-1 chromosome 1, T2T-MMU8v2.0, whole genome shotgun sequence, the proteins below share one genomic window:
- the LENEP gene encoding lens epithelial cell protein LEP503 → MQPRTQPLAQTLPFFLGGAPQDTGLRVPVIKMGTGWEGFQRTLKEVAYILLCCWCIKELLD, encoded by the coding sequence ATGCAGCCCCGGACACAGCCCCTAGCCCAAACCCTACCTTTCTTCCTCGGAGGGGCCCCTCAAGACACTGGGCTGCGGGTGCCTGTCATTAAGATGGGCACAGGGTGGGAGGGCTTCCAGCGGACCCTGAAGGAAGTCGCCTACATCCTCCTCTGCTGCTGGTGTATCAAGGAACTGCTGGATTAA